The sequence CGAGGCCGGCAAGAGCGTCGTCGACTCGGTCTACGCGGCCGCGAAGGACCGCCTGACGCCGCTCGTGCTGACCGCGATCTCGACCGTGCTCGGCCTCATTCCGATCGCGCCGACGATCTTCTGGGGACCGATGGCGATCGCGATCATGGGCGGGCTGCTCGTGGCCTCGCTACTGACGCTGATCCTGCTGCCGGTGCTCTACATCACGCTGTTCGGCCGCGAGGACGCGAAGAAGGGCGCGGCGGCGGCTGAGGCGGCCTGAACGCGCGACGGGACCGGATGGCCGCATCCTCCGACGCAGCCGCCCGGTCCGCGGATGTACCGCCGCCCGCGGTGGCGACGCTCGACCTGCACCTGCAGGAGTCGCGCCAACTCTTCAACATGATGGATCCGGCGCCGTTCCGCGAGCGCGACCTCGACCCGGCGGCCGAGGCCTACATCGTCGACTGGGGCCGCGAGGCCCCCGCGCGCGGACCGCTGGCGCTCGTCGTGCATCTCCGGCCCGAACTCGCGACGCCGGCCACCGCATCGATCCTGCGCGACGCGCTTCACTCCTACTTCCGTGATCGCGCGGTGGCGGCGCGCCGTGACCTGAAACGCCTGTTCCGCGACGGGCGCATCAGCCTCGCGATCGGCCTCGCGTTCCTCGCGATCGCCTTCGTCACCGCCGAGATCCTCGTCGGCCATTTCTCGAAGGAGAGCTACGCGACGATCGTCAAGGAGAGCTTGGTGATCGGCGGCTGGGTCGCGCTGTGGCGCCCGATCGAGATCTTCTTCTACGACTGGTGGCCGATCCTGCGCGAGGCCCGGCTCTTCGACCGACTGGGCGCGATGGAGGTGCGCGTGGTCGCCGCACCGGCCGCATCGACGTGAGCGCGCGCGGAGGCTCCGTTGCGACGGCGGCGCAGCGTGGCGCCGCGTTTCTCGCCCTCTGGCTCGTGCTGCTGCCGAGCCTCGCGCCGGGCGACCTCGCGGTCGGCGTGATCGCCTCGGGCCTCGCCACCGCGGCAAGTCTCGCGCTGCTCCCGCCGCAGCGCGGAGGCGTCCGCTTCGTTCCGCTGCTCGCCGGGATCCCGCGCTTCCTCTGGCAGTCGATCGTCGCCGGCGTCGACGTCGCCCGCCGCGCTCTCGCACCGAACCTGCCGCTCGCGACCGGCTTC is a genomic window of Burkholderiales bacterium containing:
- a CDS encoding Na+/H+ antiporter subunit E, whose translation is MDVSARGGSVATAAQRGAAFLALWLVLLPSLAPGDLAVGVIASGLATAASLALLPPQRGGVRFVPLLAGIPRFLWQSIVAGVDVARRALAPNLPLATGFVDYRSALPRGHARNAFATITSLMPGTLPCGEHADAIEFHCLDVEQPVVAQLAEEERRLAAALAPDAAHG